The proteins below are encoded in one region of Populus alba chromosome 2, ASM523922v2, whole genome shotgun sequence:
- the LOC118044146 gene encoding nuclear pore complex protein NUP133 isoform X3: MFSPGIKRSSNRKAAAAPDNNSIPNRPATGTPAPWAPRLSVLARTQLTKKSEEKASDADPIKPVYVGEFPEVVRDEQANFLRSHIPGDASISGGMDKETCLSWIICRNRLFIWSHLSSSPSKDCVVLQLPLDCLDDGAHSNTGYHGTNWLLCFLNWDPTSRGRKKAVQSCKSAGVVLCNQKTRAVTYWPDIYNEGGSVPVTCMLSSDESEVTSFSVDGKSTPNRRSAINTMGSNSFNSLIACAHPASQHVSVALACSSNGELWRFYCTPTEIQCSKVYQDTLYLSSHGSDGSQFVRSKGYPRSLIWRFSPHSMDDSERQFFLLTDHEIQCFSIKLHPDSNVSKMWSHEIVGTDSDLGIKKDLAGQKRIWPLDVQVDDHGKVITVLVATFCKDRVSSSSYTQYSLLTMQYKSGVNISSDVHERVLEKKAPIQVIIPKARLEDEDFLFSMRLRIGGKPSGSTLIISGDGTATVSHYFRNSTRLYQFDLPYDAGNVLDASALPSTNDGEDGAWIVLTEKAGIWAIPEKAVVLGGVEPPERSLSRKGSSNEGSTLEERRNLMFAGNVAPRRVSSEVGDSGDRKKAVMNRISRRTSHDEESEALLGQLFHDFLLTGQVDASYEKLQSSGAFERDGETNVFTRTSKSIIDTLAKHWTTTRGAEILAMTMVSNQLMDKQEKHQRFLQFLALSKCHEELCTKQRQSLLTIMEHGEKLSGMIQLRELQNTISQNRSHMSGSPHSSSEAQLSGALWDLIQLVGERARCNTVLLMDRDNAEVFYSKVSDLEEVFYCLHSYLTYLINEEQPHEVQIKRACELSNAVVSIVRSAMLYRNEHHMWYPLSQGLTSWYCQPVVRNGLWRIASFMLQLLDGTSELELSAKSDLCAHLEVLAEVLLEAYAGAVTAKVERGGEHKGLLDEYWNRRDSLLNSLYKQVKYFVEGGHQVLNVRTDEPDEEILRKLTSNLLSISKRHEGYNTMWSICCDINDSALLRNLMHESMGPKGGFSYFVFKQLYEKRQISKLLRLGEEFQEELSIFLKHHRNLLWLHELFLHQFSSASETLHILALSQDETSISEAEETTDHVQNRFITTLADRKRLLNLSKIAIMAAGKTTDSETKMKRIEADLKILKLQEEILKVLPANEANQYDGQRLFHPEELIELCLKVQNPELALRGFDVFAWTSSSFRRSHRNLLEECWKNAADQDDWGQLHQASKDEGWSDEETLQQLRDTVLFQASSSCYGRNAEIIDEGFDAVLPLRKENSEVSALEDLDFSVEAILMQHKDYPDAGKLMLTAIMLGSVHDNSKVEENPSSME; encoded by the exons ATGTTCTCTCCAGGAATTAAAAGATCCAGCAATCgaaaagcagcagcagcacctgACAATAATTCAATCCCTAATCGCCCTGCCACCGGCACTCCCGCTCCTTGGGCTCCTCGCCTCTCAGTTCTCGCCAG AACTCAATTGACgaaaaaaagtgaagaaaaagcTAGTGATGCTGATCCAATTAAGCCCGTGTATGTTGGAGAGTTTCCGGAAGTAGTTCGTGATGAACAAGCCAACTTTTTGCGCAGCCACATTCCTG GTGATGCATCTATATCTGGTGGAATGGATAAGGAGACGTGCCTTTCCTGGATCATTTGCAGAAATAGACTCTTTATCTGGAGTCACTTATCATCTTCACCTTCAAAAGATTGTGTTGTTCTTCAACTTCCTTTAGATTGTTTAGATGATGGAGCTCATAGCAATACTGGCTATCACGGCACAAATTGGCTGCTTTGTTTTCTCAACTGGGATCCCACATCCAGGGGAAGGAAGAAAGCTGTACAAAGCTGCAAGTCTGCTGGTGTGGTATTGTGTAACCAAAAAACTCGAGCTGTTACATACTGGCCTGACATTTACAATGAAGGCGGATCTGTTCCAGTTACTTGTATGTTGTCTTCTGATGAATCGGAGGTGACTTCATTCTCTGTTGATGGGAAGAGCACCCCTAATCGGCGGTCTGCAATTAATACAATGGGATCCAATTCTTTCAACTCTTTGATTGCTTGTGCACATCCGGCTAGCCAGCATGTTTCTGTTGCCTTGGCTTGTAGTTCCAATGGTGAGCTGTGGCGCTTTTATTGCACCCCCACTGAAATTCAATGCAGTAAAGTGTATCAGGACACATTGTATTTATCCTCTCATGGCAGTGATGGTAGTCAATTTGTCAGGAGCAAGGGCTATCCAAGGTCACTCATCTGGCGGTTTTCACCCCATTCCATGGACGATTCTGAACggcagttttttttattgactgatCATGAGATACAGTGTTTCAGTATAAAACTTCATCCTGATTCAAATGTGTCAAAGATGTGGTCTCATGAAATTGTTGGCACTGACAGTGATTTGGGCATTAAAAAGGATCTGGCTGGTCAGAAACGCATATGGCCTCTAGATGTACAGGTGGATGACCATGGCAAAGTCATCACAGTTCTTGTTGCCACTTTCTGCAAGGATCGTGTTAGCAGTTCCAGCTACACACAATATTCTCTTCTGACCATGCAATATAAGTCAGGAGTCAACATTTCTTCTGATGTACATGAAAGGGTTTTGGAGAAAAAAGCCCCAATCCAAGTGATAATCCCAAAAGCAAGATTAGAAGATGAAGAtttcttattttctatgagACTTAGAATAGGAGGCAAGCCTTCAGGTTCAACACTAATAATTTCTGGCGATGGAACAGCAACAGTCTCCCATTATTTTAGGAACTCTACACGTCTCTATCAGTTTGATCTACCTTATGATGCAGGAAATGTTCTAGATGCTTCAGCCCTTCCTTCTACAAATGACGGCGAAGATGGTGCATGGATTGTATTAACTGAGAAGGCTGGAATATGGGCAATACCAGAAAAGGCTGTTGTGCTTGGTGGAGTTGAACCACCTGAGAGAAGCTTGTCGCGCAAAGGGAGCTCAAACGAAGGGTCTACACtagaagagagaagaaacctCATGTTTGCAGGCAATGTTGCTCCTAGAAGGGTAAGTTCTGAAGTAGGGGATTCTGGTGATAGAAAAAAGGCTGTTATGAATAGGATTTCACGGCGAACTTCGCATGATGAAGAATCAGAGGCTTTACTTGGTCAGCTTTTCCATGATTTTCTGTTAACTGGGCAAGTCGATGCCTCATATGAAAAGCTTCAAAGTTCTGGGGCTTTTGAAAGGGATGGAGAAACAAATGTTTTCACCCGCACAAGCAAATCGATCATTGACACCTTAGCTAAACACTGGACAACCACCAGAGGTGCTGAAATTTTGGCTATGACCATGGTATCCAACCAACTCATGGATAAGCAGGAAAAGCATCAACGATTTTTACAGTTTCTTGCTCTATCAAAATGCCATGAGGAGCTATGCACTAAACAGA GACAGTCTTTGCTAACAATCATGGAACATGGAGAAAAGCTTTCTGGAATGATTCAACTGAGAGAACTGCAAAACACAATTAGCCAGAACAGGTCACATATGAGCGGCTCCCCACATTCCAGTTCAGAAGCTCAACTTTCAGGTGCTCTATGGGATCTAATTCAGTTAGTTGGTGAAAGAGCCCGCTGCAATACAGTTCTTCTCATGGACAGAGACAATGCTGAAGTGTTTTACAGTAAGGTTTCGGATCTTGAAGAAGTATTTTATTGCTTGCACAGCTACTTAACATACCTAATAAATGAAGAACAGCCTCATGAGGTTCAGATCAAGAGGGCTTGTGAACTCTCAAATGCAGTTGTGTCTATAGTTCGTTCTGCTATGCTCTATAGAAATGAGCACCATATGTGGTATCCACTATCCCAGGGCTTAACATCTTGGTATTGTCAACCTGTTGTGCGGAATGGGCTGTGGAGAATTGCTTCTTTCATGCTTCAGCTGTTAGATGGAACATCTGAACTTGAACTTTCTGCAAAATCAGATTTATGTGCTCATCTAGAAGTACTGGCTGAAGTTCTACTTGAGGCATATGCTGGTGCTGTCACAGCTAAAGTTGAGCGAGGAGGAGAACACAAGGGGCTGCTAGATGAGTATTGGAATAGACGGGATTCCCTTCTTAACTCCCTCTACAAACAAGTGAAATATTTTGTGGAAGGCGGGCACCAG GTTTTAAATGTAAGAACTGATGAGCCAGATGAGGAAATCCTTAGAAAGCTAACTTCAAATTTGTTGTCCATTTCAAAAAGACATGAAGGGTACAATACTATGTGGAGTATATGTTGTGACATCAATGATTCAGCGCTGCTCAGAAATCTTATG CACGAGAGCATGGGACCAAAGGGAGGTTTCAGTTACTTCGTTTTTAAACAGCTGTATGAAAAGAGGCAAATCTCAAAGCTTCTAAGACTTGGAGAAGAGTTCCAGGAAGAGCTATCTATTTTTCTGAAGCATCACCGAAATCTGCTTTGGCTTCATGAATTGTTTTTGCATCAGTTTTCCTCAGCTTCTGAAACTCTTCATATATTGGCCCTTTCTCAAGATGAGACCTCAATTTCAGAAGCTGAAGAGACCACAGACCATGTGCAAAACAGATTTATAACCACACTGGCAGATAGAAAGCGTCTTTTGAACCTCTCAAAGATTGCTATCATGGCAG caggTAAGACTACTGACTCGGAGACAAAGATGAAGCGAATTGAAGCAGATTTGAAGATTTTGAAATTGCAG GAAGAAATTCTGAAAGTACTTCCTGCCAACGAAGCAAATCAATACGACGGACAGAGGCTCTTCCATCCTGAAGAACTCATAGAGCTGTGCCTTAAAGTTCAAAACCCAGAGCTTGCATTGCGGGGCTTTGATGTGTTTGCATGGACTAGCTCCTCGTTTCGTAGGAGTCACAGAAACCTTCTGGAGGAGTGCTGGAAGAATGCTGCTGATCAGGATGACTGGGGTCAACTCCATCAAGCATCCAAAGATGAAGGGTGGAGTGACGAGGAAACCCTGCAGCAACTGAGAGATACAGTGCTCTTCCAGGCATCAAGCAGCTGTTACGGACGCAACGCAGAAATTATCGATGAAGGTTTTGATGCTGTCCTGcccttgagaaaagaaaactcTGAAGTTTCAGCATTGGAAGATCTGGATTTCTCTGTAGAAGCAATACTGATGCAGCACAAGGATTACCCTGATGCAGGAAAGCTAATGCTGACAGCAATCATGTTAGGAAGTGTACATGACAATTCAAAAGTAGAAGAGAATCCTTCTTCAATGGAGTAA
- the LOC118044146 gene encoding nuclear pore complex protein NUP133 isoform X2 — MFSPGIKRSSNRKAAAAPDNNSIPNRPATGTPAPWAPRLSVLARTQLTKKSEEKASDADPIKPVYVGEFPEVVRDEQANFLRSHIPGDASISGGMDKETCLSWIICRNRLFIWSHLSSSPSKDCVVLQLPLDCLDDGAHSNTGYHGTNWLLCFLNWDPTSRGRKKAVQSCKSAGVVLCNQKTRAVTYWPDIYNEGGSVPVTCMLSSDESEVTSFSVDGKSTPNRRSAINTMGSNSFNSLIACAHPASQHVSVALACSSNGELWRFYCTPTEIQCSKVYQDTLYLSSHGSDGSQFVRSKGYPRSLIWRFSPHSMDDSERQFFLLTDHEIQCFSIKLHPDSNVSKMWSHEIVGTDSDLGIKKDLAGQKRIWPLDVQVDDHGKVITVLVATFCKDRVSSSSYTQYSLLTMQYKSGVNISSDVHERVLEKKAPIQVIIPKARLEDEDFLFSMRLRIGGKPSGSTLIISGDGTATVSHYFRNSTRLYQFDLPYDAGNVLDASALPSTNDGEDGAWIVLTEKAGIWAIPEKAVVLGGVEPPERSLSRKGSSNEGSTLEERRNLMFAGNVAPRRVSSEVGDSGDRKKAVMNRISRRTSHDEESEALLGQLFHDFLLTGQVDASYEKLQSSGAFERDGETNVFTRTSKSIIDTLAKHWTTTRGAEILAMTMVSNQLMDKQEKHQRFLQFLALSKCHEELCTKQTGQSLLTIMEHGEKLSGMIQLRELQNTISQNRSHMSGSPHSSSEAQLSGALWDLIQLVGERARCNTVLLMDRDNAEVFYSKVSDLEEVFYCLHSYLTYLINEEQPHEVQIKRACELSNAVVSIVRSAMLYRNEHHMWYPLSQGLTSWYCQPVVRNGLWRIASFMLQLLDGTSELELSAKSDLCAHLEVLAEVLLEAYAGAVTAKVERGGEHKGLLDEYWNRRDSLLNSLYKQVKYFVEGGHQVLNVRTDEPDEEILRKLTSNLLSISKRHEGYNTMWSICCDINDSALLRNLMHESMGPKGGFSYFVFKQLYEKRQISKLLRLGEEFQEELSIFLKHHRNLLWLHELFLHQFSSASETLHILALSQDETSISEAEETTDHVQNRFITTLADRKRLLNLSKIAIMAGKTTDSETKMKRIEADLKILKLQEEILKVLPANEANQYDGQRLFHPEELIELCLKVQNPELALRGFDVFAWTSSSFRRSHRNLLEECWKNAADQDDWGQLHQASKDEGWSDEETLQQLRDTVLFQASSSCYGRNAEIIDEGFDAVLPLRKENSEVSALEDLDFSVEAILMQHKDYPDAGKLMLTAIMLGSVHDNSKVEENPSSME, encoded by the exons ATGTTCTCTCCAGGAATTAAAAGATCCAGCAATCgaaaagcagcagcagcacctgACAATAATTCAATCCCTAATCGCCCTGCCACCGGCACTCCCGCTCCTTGGGCTCCTCGCCTCTCAGTTCTCGCCAG AACTCAATTGACgaaaaaaagtgaagaaaaagcTAGTGATGCTGATCCAATTAAGCCCGTGTATGTTGGAGAGTTTCCGGAAGTAGTTCGTGATGAACAAGCCAACTTTTTGCGCAGCCACATTCCTG GTGATGCATCTATATCTGGTGGAATGGATAAGGAGACGTGCCTTTCCTGGATCATTTGCAGAAATAGACTCTTTATCTGGAGTCACTTATCATCTTCACCTTCAAAAGATTGTGTTGTTCTTCAACTTCCTTTAGATTGTTTAGATGATGGAGCTCATAGCAATACTGGCTATCACGGCACAAATTGGCTGCTTTGTTTTCTCAACTGGGATCCCACATCCAGGGGAAGGAAGAAAGCTGTACAAAGCTGCAAGTCTGCTGGTGTGGTATTGTGTAACCAAAAAACTCGAGCTGTTACATACTGGCCTGACATTTACAATGAAGGCGGATCTGTTCCAGTTACTTGTATGTTGTCTTCTGATGAATCGGAGGTGACTTCATTCTCTGTTGATGGGAAGAGCACCCCTAATCGGCGGTCTGCAATTAATACAATGGGATCCAATTCTTTCAACTCTTTGATTGCTTGTGCACATCCGGCTAGCCAGCATGTTTCTGTTGCCTTGGCTTGTAGTTCCAATGGTGAGCTGTGGCGCTTTTATTGCACCCCCACTGAAATTCAATGCAGTAAAGTGTATCAGGACACATTGTATTTATCCTCTCATGGCAGTGATGGTAGTCAATTTGTCAGGAGCAAGGGCTATCCAAGGTCACTCATCTGGCGGTTTTCACCCCATTCCATGGACGATTCTGAACggcagttttttttattgactgatCATGAGATACAGTGTTTCAGTATAAAACTTCATCCTGATTCAAATGTGTCAAAGATGTGGTCTCATGAAATTGTTGGCACTGACAGTGATTTGGGCATTAAAAAGGATCTGGCTGGTCAGAAACGCATATGGCCTCTAGATGTACAGGTGGATGACCATGGCAAAGTCATCACAGTTCTTGTTGCCACTTTCTGCAAGGATCGTGTTAGCAGTTCCAGCTACACACAATATTCTCTTCTGACCATGCAATATAAGTCAGGAGTCAACATTTCTTCTGATGTACATGAAAGGGTTTTGGAGAAAAAAGCCCCAATCCAAGTGATAATCCCAAAAGCAAGATTAGAAGATGAAGAtttcttattttctatgagACTTAGAATAGGAGGCAAGCCTTCAGGTTCAACACTAATAATTTCTGGCGATGGAACAGCAACAGTCTCCCATTATTTTAGGAACTCTACACGTCTCTATCAGTTTGATCTACCTTATGATGCAGGAAATGTTCTAGATGCTTCAGCCCTTCCTTCTACAAATGACGGCGAAGATGGTGCATGGATTGTATTAACTGAGAAGGCTGGAATATGGGCAATACCAGAAAAGGCTGTTGTGCTTGGTGGAGTTGAACCACCTGAGAGAAGCTTGTCGCGCAAAGGGAGCTCAAACGAAGGGTCTACACtagaagagagaagaaacctCATGTTTGCAGGCAATGTTGCTCCTAGAAGGGTAAGTTCTGAAGTAGGGGATTCTGGTGATAGAAAAAAGGCTGTTATGAATAGGATTTCACGGCGAACTTCGCATGATGAAGAATCAGAGGCTTTACTTGGTCAGCTTTTCCATGATTTTCTGTTAACTGGGCAAGTCGATGCCTCATATGAAAAGCTTCAAAGTTCTGGGGCTTTTGAAAGGGATGGAGAAACAAATGTTTTCACCCGCACAAGCAAATCGATCATTGACACCTTAGCTAAACACTGGACAACCACCAGAGGTGCTGAAATTTTGGCTATGACCATGGTATCCAACCAACTCATGGATAAGCAGGAAAAGCATCAACGATTTTTACAGTTTCTTGCTCTATCAAAATGCCATGAGGAGCTATGCACTAAACAGA CAGGACAGTCTTTGCTAACAATCATGGAACATGGAGAAAAGCTTTCTGGAATGATTCAACTGAGAGAACTGCAAAACACAATTAGCCAGAACAGGTCACATATGAGCGGCTCCCCACATTCCAGTTCAGAAGCTCAACTTTCAGGTGCTCTATGGGATCTAATTCAGTTAGTTGGTGAAAGAGCCCGCTGCAATACAGTTCTTCTCATGGACAGAGACAATGCTGAAGTGTTTTACAGTAAGGTTTCGGATCTTGAAGAAGTATTTTATTGCTTGCACAGCTACTTAACATACCTAATAAATGAAGAACAGCCTCATGAGGTTCAGATCAAGAGGGCTTGTGAACTCTCAAATGCAGTTGTGTCTATAGTTCGTTCTGCTATGCTCTATAGAAATGAGCACCATATGTGGTATCCACTATCCCAGGGCTTAACATCTTGGTATTGTCAACCTGTTGTGCGGAATGGGCTGTGGAGAATTGCTTCTTTCATGCTTCAGCTGTTAGATGGAACATCTGAACTTGAACTTTCTGCAAAATCAGATTTATGTGCTCATCTAGAAGTACTGGCTGAAGTTCTACTTGAGGCATATGCTGGTGCTGTCACAGCTAAAGTTGAGCGAGGAGGAGAACACAAGGGGCTGCTAGATGAGTATTGGAATAGACGGGATTCCCTTCTTAACTCCCTCTACAAACAAGTGAAATATTTTGTGGAAGGCGGGCACCAG GTTTTAAATGTAAGAACTGATGAGCCAGATGAGGAAATCCTTAGAAAGCTAACTTCAAATTTGTTGTCCATTTCAAAAAGACATGAAGGGTACAATACTATGTGGAGTATATGTTGTGACATCAATGATTCAGCGCTGCTCAGAAATCTTATG CACGAGAGCATGGGACCAAAGGGAGGTTTCAGTTACTTCGTTTTTAAACAGCTGTATGAAAAGAGGCAAATCTCAAAGCTTCTAAGACTTGGAGAAGAGTTCCAGGAAGAGCTATCTATTTTTCTGAAGCATCACCGAAATCTGCTTTGGCTTCATGAATTGTTTTTGCATCAGTTTTCCTCAGCTTCTGAAACTCTTCATATATTGGCCCTTTCTCAAGATGAGACCTCAATTTCAGAAGCTGAAGAGACCACAGACCATGTGCAAAACAGATTTATAACCACACTGGCAGATAGAAAGCGTCTTTTGAACCTCTCAAAGATTGCTATCATGGCAG gTAAGACTACTGACTCGGAGACAAAGATGAAGCGAATTGAAGCAGATTTGAAGATTTTGAAATTGCAG GAAGAAATTCTGAAAGTACTTCCTGCCAACGAAGCAAATCAATACGACGGACAGAGGCTCTTCCATCCTGAAGAACTCATAGAGCTGTGCCTTAAAGTTCAAAACCCAGAGCTTGCATTGCGGGGCTTTGATGTGTTTGCATGGACTAGCTCCTCGTTTCGTAGGAGTCACAGAAACCTTCTGGAGGAGTGCTGGAAGAATGCTGCTGATCAGGATGACTGGGGTCAACTCCATCAAGCATCCAAAGATGAAGGGTGGAGTGACGAGGAAACCCTGCAGCAACTGAGAGATACAGTGCTCTTCCAGGCATCAAGCAGCTGTTACGGACGCAACGCAGAAATTATCGATGAAGGTTTTGATGCTGTCCTGcccttgagaaaagaaaactcTGAAGTTTCAGCATTGGAAGATCTGGATTTCTCTGTAGAAGCAATACTGATGCAGCACAAGGATTACCCTGATGCAGGAAAGCTAATGCTGACAGCAATCATGTTAGGAAGTGTACATGACAATTCAAAAGTAGAAGAGAATCCTTCTTCAATGGAGTAA